A window from Heptranchias perlo isolate sHepPer1 unplaced genomic scaffold, sHepPer1.hap1 HAP1_SCAFFOLD_330, whole genome shotgun sequence encodes these proteins:
- the LOC137311336 gene encoding E3 ubiquitin/ISG15 ligase TRIM25-like gives MEPGAFEDELTCAVCLQVYQDPVVLSCQHSFCLKCIEGVWAQTPGPEGFECPQCRQKFNPRPSLKRSFTLCNIVEKYNQSQPLAKSSRVVCDTCIENPSPAVKTCLKCEASFCSLHLKPHSLKEAYKDHTLIEPVADLTDRQCVDHKKVLEFYCKDDAECVCVSCIIIGKHKSHTLLSLDQAQAAIKEELEREIESLRGVQQNCSSKQRDLERSEAEIKTRINELKGKLLKSFSEWRRQLEEDEEYALKLIDEEGLRALSQIRSCSEALNKRMEQITLIDGETQSLVERDHLSFIQNSKQLLSRVTETQRVTDPDVPALTLNLSNISQLIQKRLNGSEKYHSDILGIIVPASTEYRGPSNVTPPPHSSSGAAPVPGNVLQLSTGITGRAGISQGQRSPMSLDPKTVNWNLVLSDDLRSVTWTERKQPYPPHPERFKDRPQVLCSQSFSSGSHSWDVESDGKDWGIGIVCGSVERKGRGSYLGNSSKSWCLFFSDNFLSAYHNSEFTDLPLTPSNIRIRVQLDYEAGTLSFHRVTDSLRHLHTFQTTFTEPVFPAFYCGNKSQKLLH, from the exons ATGGAGCCCGGAGCTTTCGAGGATGAATTAacctgtgctgtgtgtctccaggtgtACCAGGACCCGGTGGTGTTGTCCTGTCAGCAcagtttctgtttgaaatgtattgaggGAGTTTGGGCCCAGACACCAGGCCCAGAAGGGTTTGAGTGTCCTCAGTGTCGCCAGAAATTCAACCCCAGGCCCAGTCTGAAGAGAAGCTTCACGCTGTGTAATATTGTGGAAAAATACAACCAGTCACAGCCTCTTGCTAAATCATCCCGTGTCGTGTGTGATACGTGCATCGAGAATCCATCCCCAGCTGTCAAGACGTGTCTGAAATGTGAAGCTTCCTTTTGCTCCCTTCATTTAAAACCACATTCACTGAAAGAGGCCTACAAAGATCACACCCTAATCGAACCTGTGGCTGATCTtacagacaggcagtgcgttGACCATAAGAAGGTTCTTGAATTCTACTGTAAAGAtgatgcagagtgtgtgtgtgtttcctgtataataatagggaaacataaatcgcacacactgctgagcctggatcaggcacaagctgcaattaag gaagaattggagagagaaatcgagagtcttcggggagtccagcagaattgttccagcaaacagcgagacttggagagatcagaagctgaaataaag ACACGGATCAATGAGCTGAAAGGAAAGCTATTGAAGAGCTTCTCTGAATGGAGGAGAcagctggaagaagatgaagaatacgCACTGAAACTGATCGATGAGGAGGGGCTCCGAGCTCTCTCTCAGATTAGAAGCTGTTCTGAAGCATTAAACAAGAGGATGGAACAGATTACATTAATAGATGGAGAAACCCAGAGTCTGGTAGAGAGGGACCATCTCTCCTTTATTCAG aactcgaagcagctcctttccag agtgactgagactcagagagtcacagacccagatgttccagcgctcaccctgaacctgtccaatatatctcaacttatccagaagaggctgaatggatcGGAAAAGTATCACTCAGACATATTGGGAATCATTG TGCCAGCTTCCACCGAATACAGGGGCCCATCGAACGTCACTCCTCCCCCACACAGCTCCTCTGGGGCAGCCCCTGTCCCAGGGAACGTCCTCCAGCTGTCGACTGGGATCACGGGAAGAGCGGGAATATCCCAAG ggcaaaggtcaccgatgagcctggatccaaagacagtaaactggaacttggttctgtctgatgatctgagatcagtaacaTGGACTGAACGGAAACAGCcctacccacctcacccagagaggtttaaagacCGTCCTCAAGTCCtctgctcccagagtttctcctcaggatcccattcctgggatgtggagtCTGATGGGAAGGACTGGGGAATAgggattgtgtgtgggagtgtagagaggaaggggagaggctcTTACCTTGGGAACAGCAGTAAATCCTGGTGTTTATTTTTTTCTGATAATTTTCTCTCAGCCTATCACAATTCCGAGTtcactgacctcccactgaccccgTCCAACATCAGGATCCGAGTTCAGTTAGACTACGAGGCCGGGACTCTGTCATTTCACcgggtcactgactcactgagacatttacacacatttcaaaccacattcactgaacccgtgtttccagcattttattgtgGGAATAAATCCCAAAAACTGTTACATTAA